The following are from one region of the Advenella mimigardefordensis DPN7 genome:
- a CDS encoding TRAP transporter substrate-binding protein produces MQKYSRRSMLRTLSAMPLAGIVSALPQVARAAEFSYKYGNNLPLSHPLNIRAREAADEIREKSGGRVDIAIFPNNQLGGDTDMLSQVRSGGIQFFTPSSLVIATLVPVAAINALGFAFSDYAQVWKAMDGDLGAHVRASIRKIRLYAFDKMWDNGFRQMTSSKGPIQQASDLEDLKIRVPVSPLSISMFKGLGAAPTSLQFSEVYSSLQTKIVDAQENPLPIIQVAKLYEVQKYCSQTNHIWDGFWFIANGAAWDRLPDDLKAIVADGINGAGMRQREDIRKLNESVQSDLQAKGLVFNAPSADSFRAALREAGFYKEWQGRFGNEAWSALEASVGKLV; encoded by the coding sequence ATGCAGAAGTATTCCCGCCGCAGCATGCTGCGCACGCTGTCAGCCATGCCTCTGGCAGGTATCGTCAGCGCGTTGCCACAAGTGGCACGTGCGGCTGAATTTTCCTATAAGTATGGCAACAACCTTCCGCTGTCTCATCCATTGAATATTCGTGCCAGGGAAGCGGCCGATGAGATCCGGGAAAAATCCGGCGGGCGGGTTGATATTGCTATTTTCCCCAATAACCAGCTCGGCGGTGATACCGATATGTTGTCGCAGGTGCGTTCCGGCGGCATCCAGTTTTTTACGCCATCTTCACTTGTGATTGCCACGCTGGTACCAGTAGCAGCCATTAATGCACTGGGTTTTGCCTTCAGCGATTACGCCCAGGTGTGGAAAGCGATGGATGGCGATCTGGGGGCGCACGTGCGGGCGTCTATCCGCAAGATTCGTCTCTACGCTTTTGACAAAATGTGGGACAACGGTTTTCGTCAGATGACCAGCAGCAAGGGACCGATACAGCAGGCCTCCGATCTGGAAGATCTGAAAATCCGCGTGCCGGTCAGTCCGTTGTCCATCTCCATGTTCAAAGGTCTGGGCGCCGCCCCAACCAGTCTGCAGTTCAGCGAGGTGTATTCGTCTTTGCAGACCAAAATTGTGGATGCACAGGAAAACCCCTTGCCCATTATCCAGGTGGCAAAGCTATATGAAGTACAGAAGTATTGCTCACAGACCAATCACATCTGGGACGGATTCTGGTTTATTGCCAATGGTGCCGCCTGGGATCGTTTGCCCGACGATCTGAAAGCGATTGTGGCCGATGGCATTAATGGCGCGGGGATGCGTCAGCGCGAAGATATCAGAAAACTCAATGAGTCCGTGCAGAGCGATCTGCAGGCTAAAGGGCTGGTGTTCAATGCACCTTCCGCGGACTCGTTCCGTGCTGCACTACGCGAGGCCGGCTTCTACAAAGAGTGGCAGGGCCGCTTCGGCAATGAAGCCTGGTCTGCGCTCGAAGCCTCAGTCGGCAAACTGGTTTAG
- a CDS encoding nucleotide pyrophosphohydrolase: MTTPTLTSIQTQLEAFAKAREWDLYHSPKNIAMALTVEAAELLEIFQWKTQAESATLNERDQLAARHEIADVLLYLLTISRVLNIDILQAAQEKLELNARKYPVEKSKGNAKKYDQLDD; encoded by the coding sequence ATGACAACACCCACCTTAACCTCCATTCAGACACAACTTGAAGCCTTTGCCAAAGCCAGAGAATGGGATCTATACCATTCACCCAAGAATATCGCCATGGCGCTAACGGTAGAAGCGGCAGAGCTGCTGGAAATATTTCAGTGGAAAACGCAAGCAGAATCGGCCACACTGAACGAACGGGACCAGTTGGCGGCCAGACATGAAATTGCAGATGTATTGCTTTACCTGCTGACCATCAGCCGGGTCCTGAATATTGACATCCTGCAGGCTGCGCAGGAAAAACTGGAGCTCAATGCCCGGAAATACCCGGTGGAAAAAAGCAAAGGCAATGCCAAAAAATATGACCAGCTCGATGACTGA
- a CDS encoding dienelactone hydrolase family protein: MKRKNASDFHPAVLKLFDAYVHGGISRRQFLDRSARYAAGGITASAILSSLSPNFAWAQQIAPDDKRIKTGYVEYPSPQGNGTMKGYLAQPADATGKLPGVVVIHENRGLNPYIEDVARRLAVENYVAFAPDALTPAGGYPGDEDKARELFAKLDPAKRTEDMVAAAQFLKGHEAVNGRIGAVGFCYGGGVANMLAVRIPELAAAVPFYGGQPAAADVPKINAPLLIHYAGLDERINAGWPDYEAALKANNKKYEMHMYDGVNHGFHNDTTPRYDEAAAKLAWSRTLEFFKSNLGA; the protein is encoded by the coding sequence ATGAAACGAAAAAACGCGAGTGATTTTCACCCCGCAGTCCTCAAGCTGTTTGATGCCTATGTGCACGGCGGCATCAGTCGGCGGCAGTTTCTGGATCGTTCCGCACGCTATGCCGCAGGTGGCATCACTGCTTCGGCGATTCTGAGCAGTCTTTCACCGAATTTTGCCTGGGCGCAGCAAATTGCCCCTGATGACAAACGAATTAAAACCGGCTATGTGGAATATCCCTCTCCTCAGGGCAATGGCACCATGAAGGGCTATCTGGCACAGCCTGCCGATGCCACGGGTAAATTGCCGGGCGTGGTCGTCATTCACGAAAACCGCGGGCTCAACCCTTATATCGAGGATGTGGCAAGACGATTGGCTGTTGAAAACTACGTCGCTTTCGCGCCCGATGCCTTGACGCCTGCAGGTGGCTATCCCGGAGACGAAGACAAGGCGCGCGAGCTCTTTGCAAAACTGGATCCGGCCAAGCGCACCGAGGATATGGTCGCCGCAGCGCAATTTCTGAAAGGGCATGAGGCCGTCAATGGCAGGATTGGTGCCGTCGGCTTTTGCTATGGTGGTGGGGTGGCCAATATGCTGGCTGTTCGCATACCGGAGCTGGCTGCTGCCGTCCCGTTCTATGGTGGTCAGCCAGCGGCTGCGGATGTGCCGAAAATCAATGCACCCCTGCTGATCCATTATGCCGGTCTCGATGAACGCATCAACGCCGGATGGCCTGATTACGAAGCCGCGCTCAAAGCCAACAATAAGAAGTATGAAATGCATATGTATGACGGCGTCAATCATGGCTTTCATAACGACACGACGCCTCGTTACGACGAAGCCGCGGCAAAGCTGGCGTGGTCCCGGACACTGGAATTTTTCAAGTCGAATCTGGGCGCTTGA
- a CDS encoding VOC family protein, producing MSTFFGEIRQLGYVVDDIEAAMAYWSNTLGVGPWYYNPRVPIRNYQYDGQTYEPHNSVALANSGFVQVELIQTRNDVPSMYRDFLQAGRTGLQHVAYWTEQYDADLERLLRQGFKPRMSGEVGEQGRFIYFDTEYHPGTVIELSEVAGPKGRLFDLIRATSEGWDGQQAIRPFPDLDTL from the coding sequence ATGAGTACATTCTTTGGCGAAATTCGTCAGCTGGGCTATGTTGTTGACGACATCGAAGCGGCCATGGCTTACTGGAGCAACACGCTGGGCGTTGGACCCTGGTATTACAACCCCAGGGTGCCGATCCGCAACTATCAATATGATGGTCAGACTTACGAGCCGCATAATTCCGTCGCATTGGCCAACTCTGGTTTTGTGCAGGTGGAGCTGATACAAACACGTAATGACGTGCCGTCGATGTATCGTGACTTTCTGCAGGCGGGACGTACCGGACTGCAGCATGTCGCTTACTGGACAGAACAGTACGATGCCGATCTCGAACGCTTGCTCCGGCAGGGTTTCAAGCCACGCATGAGCGGCGAAGTAGGTGAGCAGGGCAGGTTCATTTATTTTGATACGGAATACCATCCGGGTACTGTCATTGAACTGTCGGAGGTGGCGGGACCCAAGGGGCGATTGTTTGATCTGATTCGTGCGACATCGGAAGGCTGGGATGGCCAACAGGCGATCCGGCCGTTTCCTGATCTGGACACATTATGA
- a CDS encoding LacI family DNA-binding transcriptional regulator, translating into MMVFDVMKDSANSAGRANIADIAKLAKVSTATVDRVLNQRAGVREATVQRVLRAAAELAYLPENDLYAALTPSAMRISFVLPKGTNRFINMLGDTITYSQDSWAPYNVKCKVDYVEGFNPELLAATLKKQAERADGVACMAIEHPLVRDAIEALIDKGKHVITLITDISNTRRAAYIGLDNRAAGRTAAYLIARFIGSRPARVAMIAGSLSYRAHEEREMGFLYMFKELFPTVEVAGLREGLDSAEENYRLTRQLLEQSPDLAGIYNIGGASDGVAKALKEAGVAHKVVFIGHGLTPDTRALLIDGTMDAVITQNPQSATMNCIRIFANLRDRRPVLSGIDPVQSQIIFRENLP; encoded by the coding sequence ATGATGGTTTTTGATGTAATGAAAGACTCAGCGAATAGTGCAGGCAGAGCCAATATCGCAGATATTGCCAAACTGGCCAAGGTTTCTACGGCCACCGTAGACCGCGTACTGAATCAACGGGCGGGCGTACGTGAAGCCACCGTTCAGCGTGTGCTGCGCGCCGCTGCCGAACTGGCCTATCTGCCCGAAAATGATCTGTATGCAGCACTCACGCCCAGCGCCATGCGTATCTCATTTGTGCTGCCCAAAGGCACCAACCGCTTCATCAACATGCTGGGTGACACCATCACCTACTCTCAGGACAGCTGGGCGCCTTACAACGTCAAATGCAAAGTCGACTACGTGGAAGGTTTCAACCCGGAGCTGCTTGCCGCAACCCTGAAAAAGCAGGCCGAACGCGCCGACGGCGTTGCCTGTATGGCTATTGAACACCCGCTGGTGCGCGACGCCATTGAAGCGCTGATTGATAAGGGCAAACATGTCATCACGCTGATTACCGATATTTCCAATACCCGCCGCGCCGCCTATATTGGCCTGGACAACCGCGCTGCCGGGCGCACGGCAGCCTATTTGATTGCGCGCTTCATCGGCTCGCGGCCGGCCAGAGTTGCCATGATCGCCGGAAGCCTGAGCTATCGCGCCCACGAAGAACGCGAAATGGGCTTTCTGTACATGTTCAAGGAATTGTTTCCCACCGTCGAAGTGGCAGGATTGCGTGAAGGCTTAGATAGTGCGGAAGAAAATTATCGGCTTACGCGGCAACTGCTGGAACAGTCACCAGATCTCGCAGGGATCTACAATATTGGCGGCGCATCCGACGGTGTGGCCAAAGCGCTCAAAGAAGCAGGTGTGGCTCACAAAGTGGTGTTTATCGGTCACGGGCTCACGCCCGATACGCGGGCCTTATTGATTGACGGCACCATGGATGCTGTTATTACACAGAACCCACAGTCCGCAACCATGAATTGCATCCGCATTTTTGCCAATCTGCGCGATCGGCGACCCGTCCTGAGCGGCATCGATCCGGTGCAAAGTCAGATCATATTCCGGGAAAACCTGCCGTAA
- a CDS encoding four-carbon acid sugar kinase family protein, protein MNLMFGWYGDDFTGATDTLAVAARANLRSILFLDVPTDGQLARIGPLDAIGIAGTARGMNSQQMQVSLPKIGRFFREQQVSVLHYKCCSTFDSAVHTGSLGVAVNILGDYVDAPYALFVGGQPDIGRYCCFGNLFASAGAAGQVHRIDRHPTMQCHPVTPMHEADLRLHLQSQAMAEVTNIPYTAYIQQPAVLDALVDQAGRCSDRGAGKMDTGVLFDVSDNAQLASVGGQILRIAQAHGSALVVGSSVVLQAVMAADNVDERVPVVPASACEDTLSPGHGGPTFVLAGSLSPVTAAQVRATTGYVKVPLHAGQLLHDAAYRMTHIQHICDALGTQQHVLAYIDQQHGRDSTIKSADLAAATARFLQSIMQSLSEQGTRLGQLGIAGGDTSSQAIAQLDVWALSYLSVLSPGVTVCTMHSDDPVLDGLTVMLKGGQMGSEDLFDKLLQVPVSHQAATA, encoded by the coding sequence ATGAACCTGATGTTCGGCTGGTACGGTGACGATTTTACCGGGGCGACCGATACACTGGCGGTTGCTGCACGCGCCAATCTGCGCAGCATCCTGTTTCTGGATGTGCCAACGGACGGCCAACTGGCGCGCATCGGGCCTTTGGACGCGATTGGCATAGCCGGTACGGCACGCGGTATGAATTCGCAGCAGATGCAGGTCAGCCTGCCGAAGATTGGGCGCTTTTTCCGGGAGCAGCAGGTATCGGTACTGCATTACAAATGTTGTTCCACCTTTGATAGTGCAGTGCACACGGGCAGTCTGGGGGTTGCTGTCAATATTCTGGGCGACTATGTGGACGCGCCGTATGCGTTGTTTGTGGGGGGGCAGCCCGATATCGGTCGGTACTGTTGTTTTGGCAATCTGTTTGCGTCTGCCGGTGCTGCAGGCCAGGTACACCGTATAGACCGGCATCCAACCATGCAATGCCACCCGGTCACACCGATGCACGAAGCCGACCTGAGATTGCATTTGCAATCGCAGGCAATGGCCGAGGTGACAAATATTCCTTACACTGCCTACATACAGCAACCGGCAGTGCTTGATGCACTGGTGGATCAGGCGGGCCGGTGCAGTGACCGTGGCGCTGGCAAAATGGATACCGGCGTACTCTTTGATGTATCGGACAACGCGCAGCTTGCCAGCGTGGGAGGCCAGATCCTGCGTATCGCCCAGGCGCATGGGTCCGCTTTGGTCGTGGGCTCCAGTGTTGTGCTGCAGGCCGTAATGGCGGCAGACAACGTCGATGAGCGTGTTCCTGTGGTACCGGCTTCGGCCTGTGAGGATACACTCAGCCCGGGACACGGTGGACCGACTTTCGTGCTGGCGGGTAGTCTGTCCCCTGTGACCGCGGCACAGGTTCGGGCGACCACAGGATATGTAAAAGTTCCATTACACGCAGGGCAGCTGTTGCATGATGCGGCCTACCGGATGACACACATTCAGCACATTTGTGATGCGCTCGGTACTCAACAGCATGTTCTGGCCTATATCGATCAGCAACACGGGCGAGATAGCACAATCAAGTCTGCAGACCTTGCCGCGGCAACGGCGCGGTTCCTGCAGTCGATAATGCAGTCGCTATCAGAGCAGGGTACACGTTTGGGTCAGCTTGGTATTGCCGGTGGGGATACCTCCAGTCAGGCGATCGCGCAACTGGATGTATGGGCTCTGTCTTATTTAAGTGTATTGTCGCCGGGGGTGACCGTTTGCACCATGCATAGCGACGATCCGGTACTGGACGGTTTAACTGTCATGTTAAAGGGTGGGCAGATGGGAAGCGAGGACCTTTTCGATAAATTGCTGCAGGTGCCGGTATCGCACCAGGCTGCTACGGCCTGA
- a CDS encoding carboxymuconolactone decarboxylase family protein, producing the protein MNQYPDRLAPLAPETWSADQKQYAEEIINGPRGGLLSPFIPLMRSPELMAHASRMGEYLRYRSALGLRLSELAILITARQWSQQVEWAIHAPIALREGVSAQTIEAIREGRQPEGLQDDEAILYAFSTELFRNQSVCDHTYERALQQFGEQGVMDLVGINGYYSLLSMVMNVARTPVPASSAQPLVSMPAV; encoded by the coding sequence ATGAATCAGTATCCGGACCGTTTAGCCCCTCTTGCGCCAGAAACCTGGAGCGCCGATCAGAAACAATATGCTGAAGAAATTATCAACGGCCCGCGTGGCGGGCTTTTATCACCCTTCATTCCCTTAATGCGCAGCCCTGAGCTGATGGCTCATGCCAGCCGTATGGGAGAGTATTTGCGATATCGCAGTGCCCTGGGGCTGCGGCTGTCGGAGCTGGCGATTCTGATTACCGCGCGGCAATGGTCGCAGCAGGTGGAGTGGGCGATTCATGCGCCCATCGCCTTGCGTGAGGGCGTGTCCGCACAAACCATCGAGGCCATTCGCGAGGGGCGCCAGCCAGAAGGTCTGCAAGACGATGAGGCAATACTCTATGCATTCTCCACCGAACTGTTTCGTAATCAGTCGGTATGCGATCACACTTACGAGCGGGCATTGCAGCAGTTTGGCGAGCAGGGGGTGATGGATCTTGTCGGAATCAATGGATATTATTCACTGCTTTCCATGGTCATGAATGTGGCCAGAACACCAGTGCCGGCTTCTTCGGCGCAGCCGCTGGTGTCCATGCCTGCTGTTTAG
- a CDS encoding TRAP transporter large permease: MIQTPTTTVASGPGKRVQVADKTLGRCVELVAVALIVLEVVILFSGVAARYVLHVPLVWTDELASILFLWLSMLGAVIALRRGQHMRMTALIDRVSPERRVLLEGFAASASLAFLLLFLYPAFEYAYEESYIVTPALEISNAWHAAALPVGIALMILTSVFRMVMTDARKQLLTSLVVTLALLAVFWLAQPMLMGLGKFNLVIFFVVVVAACVFSGVPIAFSFALATFGYLALTTQTPMVVMVGRLNEGMSHLILLAVPLFIFLGALIEMTGMARAMIQFLASCLGHVRGGLSYVLVGAMYLVSGISGSKIADMAAITPVLFPEMEKRGAKKGELVALLSATGAQTETIPPSIVLITIGSVTGVSIAALFTGGILPAVVLGLCLCVVVGWRYRHEDLSKVAKVPRRDIFRFLLIALPAISLPFVIRAAVVEGVATATEVSTIGVVYSILLGLLVYRQFDWKRITPILVETATLSGAIMLIIGCATAMAWALTQSGFSSDLAALMANVPGGSYGFLIISVIAFIILGSILEGIPAIVLFGPLLFPVARALHIHDVHYSIVVIFAMGIGLFAPPFGVGYYGACAIGKVNPSEGMRYIWGYVAALLVGLMIVTFVPWISTGFIK; the protein is encoded by the coding sequence ATGATACAAACGCCCACTACAACTGTCGCTTCCGGCCCCGGCAAGCGGGTGCAGGTAGCAGACAAAACACTGGGCCGCTGCGTTGAGCTGGTCGCCGTCGCGCTGATCGTTCTGGAAGTGGTGATTCTGTTTTCAGGCGTCGCGGCACGGTATGTATTGCATGTGCCATTGGTGTGGACAGATGAGCTGGCTTCAATCCTGTTTCTCTGGCTGTCCATGCTGGGTGCCGTCATCGCATTAAGACGCGGGCAGCACATGCGTATGACCGCGCTGATTGATCGGGTCTCTCCCGAACGGCGTGTGCTGCTTGAAGGATTTGCTGCTTCTGCTTCGCTGGCCTTTCTGCTGCTGTTTCTGTATCCGGCCTTTGAGTACGCATACGAAGAGTCCTATATTGTGACCCCGGCTCTGGAGATCAGTAATGCATGGCACGCCGCCGCATTGCCGGTGGGTATTGCACTCATGATTCTGACCTCGGTATTTCGCATGGTCATGACAGACGCCCGCAAACAACTGCTGACCAGTCTTGTCGTCACGCTGGCATTGCTGGCCGTGTTCTGGCTGGCGCAGCCGATGCTGATGGGCCTGGGCAAATTCAATCTGGTGATTTTCTTTGTCGTTGTGGTCGCCGCTTGTGTCTTCTCCGGGGTGCCGATTGCGTTTTCTTTCGCGCTGGCCACTTTCGGCTATTTGGCACTCACAACCCAGACGCCCATGGTGGTCATGGTAGGGCGGCTCAATGAAGGCATGTCGCATCTGATTTTGCTGGCTGTGCCACTTTTTATCTTTTTGGGTGCACTCATCGAAATGACGGGTATGGCCCGGGCCATGATCCAGTTTCTGGCCAGTTGTCTGGGGCATGTCCGCGGTGGTCTCTCCTACGTTCTGGTGGGGGCCATGTATCTGGTTTCAGGCATCTCGGGCTCAAAAATTGCTGATATGGCTGCGATTACGCCTGTATTGTTTCCCGAGATGGAAAAGCGCGGCGCCAAAAAGGGCGAGCTGGTTGCGTTGCTGTCGGCTACAGGTGCACAGACCGAGACCATTCCTCCATCGATTGTGCTGATTACCATAGGGTCGGTTACGGGTGTCTCCATTGCTGCCTTGTTTACCGGCGGCATTCTGCCGGCTGTTGTGCTCGGCTTATGTCTGTGTGTCGTGGTGGGCTGGCGTTATCGCCATGAAGATTTGAGCAAGGTTGCAAAAGTACCTCGACGTGATATTTTCCGTTTTCTGCTGATTGCCTTACCGGCCATCTCCCTGCCGTTCGTGATCCGTGCTGCCGTAGTCGAAGGCGTTGCCACCGCAACAGAGGTCTCGACCATTGGCGTGGTGTATTCCATTCTTTTGGGTTTGCTGGTTTACCGGCAGTTTGACTGGAAGCGTATCACACCAATTCTGGTGGAAACGGCAACGCTATCGGGCGCCATCATGCTGATTATCGGCTGTGCTACGGCGATGGCCTGGGCGCTGACGCAATCGGGTTTTTCCAGTGATCTGGCGGCGCTGATGGCGAACGTGCCCGGCGGTAGTTATGGCTTTCTGATCATCTCGGTTATTGCATTCATCATATTGGGCAGTATTCTGGAGGGTATTCCGGCCATCGTCCTGTTCGGGCCGCTGCTCTTTCCAGTTGCACGTGCTTTGCATATCCACGATGTGCACTATTCGATCGTTGTTATTTTTGCCATGGGAATCGGCTTGTTTGCCCCGCCTTTCGGAGTGGGCTACTACGGCGCTTGCGCAATCGGCAAGGTTAATCCCTCTGAAGGCATGCGTTACATCTGGGGCTATGTTGCCGCGCTGTTGGTCGGGCTGATGATCGTGACATTCGTTCCCTGGATCTCTACCGGTTTTATCAAATAA
- a CDS encoding dodecin yields the protein MSDHVYKHIELTGSSKTSIEEAVSNALGKANETVRNIQWFTITETRGHVVDGKVAHWQVTINAGFTLE from the coding sequence ATGAGCGATCATGTTTATAAGCATATCGAACTGACAGGTTCGTCAAAAACCAGCATCGAAGAGGCAGTAAGCAACGCGCTGGGCAAAGCCAATGAGACGGTGAGGAATATTCAATGGTTTACCATTACCGAGACGCGTGGACACGTAGTCGACGGTAAGGTAGCTCACTGGCAGGTCACGATCAACGCCGGTTTTACGCTGGAGTGA
- a CDS encoding aminoglycoside phosphotransferase family protein has translation MPKNMTSSMTDRTLDADSPPPDQDPRPLAQEAPDANADVFTPWMKKWNLVPDGAPIATPGSHLLPVKMNGTAVMLKIAGDEHEIRGGKVMEWWDGNGAATVLALSENALVMERAQGQRSLMHMALHGQDDDASLIACDTVARLHAHARSVSRQPELAPLSEWFDDLYAAADTDSALRPSASAAQQLLTDPQDITVLHGDIHHDNILDFGDRGWLTIDPKGLLGDRGFDYANLILNPELPTVTDPVRFTRQIHVISQAAGLDCHRLLYWVLAFAGLSAVWFRQDESEAQAQQDLNVARLAIQALSLSRN, from the coding sequence ATGCCAAAAAATATGACCAGCTCGATGACTGATCGCACACTGGACGCCGATTCACCACCCCCGGATCAAGACCCACGACCTCTCGCCCAGGAGGCGCCAGATGCAAACGCAGACGTGTTTACGCCCTGGATGAAAAAATGGAACCTGGTGCCGGACGGTGCTCCCATTGCGACGCCAGGCAGCCACCTGCTACCTGTCAAAATGAACGGCACTGCGGTCATGCTCAAGATTGCGGGCGACGAGCACGAAATACGGGGCGGCAAAGTGATGGAGTGGTGGGACGGCAATGGTGCTGCAACGGTACTTGCGCTCAGCGAAAACGCCCTGGTGATGGAACGGGCTCAGGGTCAGCGGTCTCTGATGCATATGGCGTTGCATGGTCAGGACGACGACGCCAGTCTTATTGCCTGCGATACGGTAGCCAGGTTACACGCCCACGCGCGGAGCGTCTCCCGTCAGCCCGAATTGGCGCCTTTATCTGAGTGGTTTGATGATTTGTACGCTGCCGCCGATACTGACTCGGCATTGCGACCGAGCGCAAGTGCAGCGCAACAACTCCTGACAGACCCCCAGGATATTACCGTATTGCATGGCGACATCCACCATGACAATATTCTGGATTTCGGCGACCGTGGCTGGTTAACCATCGACCCCAAAGGACTGCTGGGTGACCGAGGCTTTGACTACGCCAACCTGATTCTGAATCCCGAATTGCCCACCGTCACCGATCCGGTCCGCTTCACACGCCAGATTCACGTCATATCGCAGGCCGCCGGCCTGGACTGTCATCGCTTGTTGTACTGGGTCCTGGCGTTCGCCGGTTTATCAGCGGTCTGGTTCAGACAGGATGAGAGCGAGGCGCAGGCACAACAGGATTTGAACGTGGCGCGCCTGGCCATTCAGGCACTGTCACTGAGCCGGAATTAA
- a CDS encoding ribulose-bisphosphate carboxylase large subunit family protein, which translates to MSDTAVQARYVIETPFDPAKVAEIMAGEQSCGTFTRVAGETDELRDRARATVTAIEALPAGEVPSLPNAWLERRNVRGPWRRALIDISFPIANIGANLATLAATVSGNLYDLGEVTGLRLESLTLPASYRMRFALPRVGISGTRASIGVTAGAMVGTIIKPNVGMSAVQTAALVKTLCEAGVDFIKDDEVCANPEHAPLAERVPAVMAVIRNHAQRTGKKVMMAFNISDDLDAMRRHAELVAQEEGTCVMASLNYCGFSAIESLRKSTPLAIHGHRNGFGAISRHPFLGMAYQPYQTMWRLAGVDHMHVHGLQGKFSQPDSEVVSAASDSLANMSDTVDDRVLPVFSSGQWAGTVPATWQSIQSQDLLFMSGGGILAHPMGPAAGVVSLRQAWAAQRQGVTLDDYARDMPELQSALAFFGGRQS; encoded by the coding sequence ATGAGCGACACTGCAGTACAGGCCCGGTACGTAATTGAAACGCCGTTCGATCCGGCCAAAGTGGCCGAGATCATGGCAGGGGAACAATCCTGCGGGACCTTTACCCGGGTTGCGGGTGAAACAGATGAACTGCGGGATAGAGCGCGTGCCACGGTAACGGCAATTGAAGCGTTGCCCGCGGGCGAGGTGCCCAGCCTGCCCAATGCCTGGCTGGAACGCAGAAATGTGCGCGGACCATGGCGAAGGGCTCTTATTGATATTTCATTTCCGATAGCCAATATTGGTGCAAATCTGGCCACGCTGGCCGCGACGGTATCAGGCAATCTTTACGATTTGGGTGAGGTGACGGGCCTGCGTCTTGAATCGCTTACGCTTCCTGCTTCCTATCGCATGCGGTTTGCTTTGCCACGCGTGGGCATTTCCGGTACGCGCGCCAGTATCGGTGTGACCGCGGGCGCCATGGTAGGCACCATTATCAAACCCAATGTCGGGATGAGTGCCGTGCAGACTGCCGCGCTGGTAAAAACCTTGTGCGAGGCGGGAGTGGATTTCATCAAGGATGATGAAGTATGCGCCAATCCGGAGCATGCGCCACTGGCCGAGCGCGTACCTGCAGTGATGGCTGTGATACGGAATCATGCACAGCGTACCGGCAAAAAAGTCATGATGGCGTTCAATATCAGCGATGATCTGGATGCGATGCGCCGCCATGCAGAGCTGGTGGCCCAGGAAGAAGGCACCTGTGTGATGGCCAGCCTTAACTATTGCGGATTCTCTGCCATTGAAAGCCTGCGGAAAAGTACGCCACTTGCTATCCATGGTCATCGGAATGGCTTTGGTGCCATCTCGCGCCATCCGTTTCTTGGAATGGCGTATCAGCCATATCAGACCATGTGGCGGCTGGCCGGGGTGGATCATATGCATGTACATGGTCTGCAGGGAAAATTCTCCCAGCCCGATAGCGAAGTGGTGTCCGCTGCATCCGACTCGCTGGCTAACATGTCCGACACGGTCGATGACCGGGTGCTGCCGGTATTTTCGTCGGGGCAGTGGGCGGGGACGGTCCCGGCGACCTGGCAGTCGATTCAAAGCCAGGATCTGCTGTTTATGTCGGGCGGCGGCATACTGGCTCATCCCATGGGGCCAGCGGCAGGGGTGGTCAGCCTGCGCCAGGCCTGGGCTGCACAGCGGCAGGGCGTCACGCTGGACGATTACGCTCGTGATATGCCCGAACTGCAGTCTGCACTGGCATTTTTTGGTGGCCGGCAATCATGA